The Bos javanicus breed banteng chromosome 18, ARS-OSU_banteng_1.0, whole genome shotgun sequence genome has a segment encoding these proteins:
- the LOC133229843 gene encoding CTD nuclear envelope phosphatase 1-like, whose translation MMWTQCLLGLRKSVAFAAKLWSFFIYLLQRQIRTVIQYQTVKYDILPLSPASRNWLSRVKRKILVLDLDETLIHSHHDGVLRPTVWPGTPPDFILKVVIDKHPVRFFVHKRPHVDFFLEVVSQWYELVVFTTSMEIYGSAVADKLDNSRSILKRRYYRQHCTLEWGSYIKDLSAVHSDLSSVVILDNSPGAYRSHPDNAIPIKSWFSDLSDTTLLNLIPVLDALRFTAVVCSVLSRNLHQYRPW comes from the coding sequence ATGATGTGGACTCAGTGTCTGCTGGGGCTGCGCAAGTCCGTGGCTTTCGCTGCCAAGCTCTGGAGCTTCTTCATTTACCTTTTGCAGAGGCAGATCCGCACGGTAATTCAGTACCAAACTGTCAAATATGACATCCTTCCCTTATCTCCTGCGTCCCGGAATTGGCTAAGCCGGGTGAAGAGGAAGATCCTGGTGCTGGATCTGGATGAGACACTTATTCACTCCCATCATGATGGAGTCCTGAGGCCCACAGTCTGGCCTGGAACGCCTCCTGACTTCATTCTCAAGGTGGTAATAGACAAACATCCCGTCCGGTTTTTTGTACATAAGAGGCCCCATGTGGATTTCTTCTTAGAAGTGGTGAGCCAGTGGTACGAGTTGGTGGTGTTCACAACAAGCATGGAGATTTATGGCTCTGCTGTGGCAGATAAACTGGATAATAGCAGAAGCATTCTCAAGAGGAGATACTACAGACAGCACTGCACTTTGGAATGGGGCAGCTATATCAAGGACCTCTCTGCAGTCCACAGTGACCTCTCCAGCGTTGTGATCCTGGATAACTCCCCAGGGGCTTACAGGAGCCATCCAGACAATGCCATCCCCATCAAATCCTGGTTCAGTGATCTCAGTGATACCACCCTTCTCAACCTGATTCCAGTGCTGGATGCCCTCAGGTTCACCGCTGTTGTTTGTTCTGTGCTGAGCCGAAACCTTCACCAATATAGGCCCTGGTGA